One genomic window of Sphingomonas ginsengisoli An et al. 2013 includes the following:
- the recO gene encoding DNA repair protein RecO: MRLTTPAIVLGLRNHGEHGAVIRLLTPDEGLVAGYVRGARGRRLRPVLMAGNAVEAQLAARTDVQLPQITVELIHSRGPLLSEALPAAAIEWVAALTAVALPERQPYPRLYDALAALLDAVEAAPAARGWASALVRYELLLLAELGFGLDLEACAVSGASDNLVAVSPRSGRAVSAAEAEPYAGKLLRLPPFLLAGGSAEWPDILDGLALTGHFLSRDLLHQRQVGLDDSRARLVERLRRAAGLP, from the coding sequence ATGAGGCTGACCACCCCCGCCATCGTGCTCGGGCTGCGCAACCATGGCGAGCATGGCGCGGTGATCCGGCTGCTCACCCCCGACGAGGGACTGGTGGCGGGCTATGTCCGCGGGGCGCGGGGACGGCGGCTGCGGCCGGTGCTGATGGCCGGCAATGCGGTCGAGGCGCAACTGGCGGCCCGGACCGACGTCCAGCTCCCGCAGATCACGGTCGAGCTTATCCACAGCCGCGGTCCGCTGCTGTCGGAAGCGCTGCCGGCGGCGGCGATCGAGTGGGTGGCGGCGTTGACCGCGGTCGCGCTGCCCGAGCGCCAGCCATATCCCCGGCTGTACGACGCGCTGGCCGCGCTGCTCGACGCGGTGGAGGCGGCCCCCGCGGCGCGCGGCTGGGCGAGCGCGCTGGTCCGCTATGAGCTGTTGCTGCTGGCGGAACTCGGCTTCGGGCTCGACCTCGAGGCCTGCGCGGTCAGTGGTGCCAGCGACAATCTGGTGGCGGTCTCGCCGCGATCAGGACGAGCGGTCAGTGCCGCCGAGGCCGAGCCTTATGCTGGCAAGCTGCTGCGCCTGCCGCCTTTTCTGCTCGCGGGCGGGTCGGCGGAGTGGCCCGACATCCTCGACGGGCTGGCGCTGACCGGCCATTTCCTGTCGCGCGACCTGCTGCACCAGCGCCAGGTCGGACTCGACGATAGCCGCGCGCGGCTCGTCGAGCGGTTGCGGCGCGCCGCTGGGCTGCCATAA
- the apaG gene encoding Co2+/Mg2+ efflux protein ApaG, with translation MSLSALAVLFPHEATTRDITVRVAVSYLAEQSAPENGRWFWSYHIRLENGGGKSVQLLSRHWRILDGRGALHEVRGEGVVGEMPLIAPGASFDYVSGCPLGTPTGSMEGSYRLVDEDGEAFDVAIPRFPLSGPA, from the coding sequence ATGTCTCTTAGCGCCCTTGCCGTCCTGTTCCCGCATGAAGCGACGACCCGCGACATCACCGTCCGGGTGGCGGTGTCCTACCTTGCCGAGCAGTCCGCGCCCGAGAATGGCCGCTGGTTCTGGTCATACCATATCCGGCTCGAGAATGGCGGCGGGAAGAGCGTCCAGTTGCTGTCGCGGCACTGGCGCATCCTCGACGGCCGCGGCGCGCTGCACGAGGTGCGCGGCGAGGGCGTGGTCGGCGAAATGCCGCTGATCGCGCCGGGGGCGAGCTTCGACTATGTCTCAGGCTGCCCGCTCGGCACGCCGACCGGCTCGATGGAGGGCAGCTACCGGCTGGTCGACGAGGACGGCGAGGCGTTCGACGTCGCCATTCCGCGCTTCCCGCTGAGCGGACCGGCCTGA
- a CDS encoding DUF488 family protein, whose amino-acid sequence MRFFTIGYEGTTVADFLAALKAAGVTRLVDIRALPLSRRPGFSKSPLRAALAEAGIEYAHLRALGTPAAGREAARKGRQAELERIYREQLELPEAMAASAQLRELAVEAPTALLCFEREPAGCHRSLWLRWEAPDAEVIDLFP is encoded by the coding sequence CTGCGCTTCTTCACCATCGGTTATGAGGGGACCACGGTCGCCGACTTCCTCGCCGCGCTGAAGGCCGCGGGGGTGACCCGGCTGGTCGACATCAGGGCGTTGCCGCTGTCGCGCCGGCCCGGCTTTTCCAAGTCGCCGCTGCGCGCGGCCTTGGCCGAAGCAGGGATCGAATATGCCCATCTGCGCGCCCTCGGCACGCCGGCCGCGGGACGAGAGGCCGCGCGTAAAGGCCGGCAGGCCGAGCTCGAGCGAATCTACCGCGAGCAGCTTGAGCTGCCCGAGGCGATGGCCGCCAGCGCGCAGTTGCGTGAGCTCGCTGTGGAGGCGCCGACCGCGCTTCTCTGCTTCGAGCGCGAGCCAGCGGGCTGCCACCGCTCGCTGTGGCTGCGGTGGGAGGCTCCCGACGCCGAGGTTATCGACCTCTTTCCGTAA
- a CDS encoding host attachment family protein, with the protein MPIPNNALVLVVDGRKMLFFRNQGDENQIDLRTEDHDERDDAHHDGDLKRDGPGTSHSSVGAGRSSMEETDFKQQDEDNWVKEAAENLRLRALRNDFDHLCIVAPPKALGVLRKALHKEVEKRVVCTINKEMSGRPIPDIEALIVSETKAAEPADV; encoded by the coding sequence ATGCCCATTCCCAACAACGCGCTCGTGCTGGTCGTCGACGGCCGCAAGATGCTCTTCTTCCGCAACCAGGGCGACGAGAACCAGATCGACCTGCGGACCGAGGACCATGACGAACGCGACGACGCGCATCACGACGGCGATCTCAAGCGGGACGGGCCCGGAACGTCGCACAGCAGCGTCGGGGCCGGACGTTCCTCGATGGAAGAGACCGACTTCAAGCAGCAGGACGAGGATAATTGGGTCAAGGAAGCGGCCGAAAATCTCCGGCTCCGCGCGCTCCGCAATGACTTCGACCACCTGTGCATCGTCGCCCCACCCAAAGCGCTCGGCGTGCTTCGCAAGGCGCTTCACAAGGAAGTGGAGAAGCGGGTTGTCTGCACCATCAACAAGGAAATGAGCGGCCGCCCGATCCCCGACATCGAAGCGCTTATAGTCAGCGAAACCAAGGCGGCCGAACCCGCCGACGTCTAG
- the gyrA gene encoding DNA gyrase subunit A: MKTSYLDYAMSVIVSRALPDVRDGLKPVHRRILYSASENGFVYNRPYRKSARIVGDVIGKYHPHGDTAIYDALARMTQDWSMRLPLIDGQGNFGSMDPDPPAAMRYTEARLAKAASFLLGDLDKDTVNFQPNYDASEREPQVLPARFPNLLVNGAGGIAVGMATNIPPHNLGEVLGACRAYLDDPTVTTEGLMEHVKGPDFPNGAIILGTAGIRSAYTTGRGSVIVRSRYKVEEGRGDRRSIVLTEIPFQQGKNALVEKIAEAAKDKRIEGVSDIRDESNREGVRIVIDLKRDATPDVVLNQLWRHTPAQGSFPCNMLAIRGGRPETLTLRDIIESFVKFREEVITRRAKFELLKARERAHILLGLVVAVTNLDEVVRIIRGSASPAEAREALLSREWAGDQIRPYIQLVEAVEPQAAGDTYRLSEAQVKAILDLRLHRLTALGRDEIGNELAGLAKTIGELLEILGNRVRLYEVMREEFDEVEREFATPRRTELAGAADGIDDEDLIEREEMVVTVTMTGYIKRTALSIFREQKRGGKGRSGMSTKDEDAVTNLFVTSTHNPVLFFSNLGRVYRMKVWRLPEGGPTARGRPMVNLLPLQAGEVITTVLPLPEDEESWNDLHLMFATAHGAVRRNSMDAFRNIPTAGKIAMKFGIAEEGDGEEEDATDRLVGVALCSEEDDVLLATRNGKAIRFMATAIREFQSRSSTGVRGVRLLGDDQVISMSILHRVGTEAEEREAYLRSPRWRDNESAEGLDADRYAFIADHEQFILTVTENGFGKRTSAYEYRRTNRGGQGITNIDTSERNGGVVASFPAKPGEQIMLATDQGKMIRTTVGSIRIAGRNTQGVMIFRVADNEHVVSVARIDESDEVEVEPIDGELAPDDGANVGEQELDKPVDPPVED, from the coding sequence ATGAAGACCAGCTACCTCGATTACGCCATGTCGGTGATCGTCAGCCGCGCGCTGCCCGACGTGCGCGACGGGCTGAAGCCGGTCCATCGCCGCATCCTTTATTCGGCCAGCGAGAACGGGTTCGTCTACAACCGGCCCTACCGCAAGTCCGCCCGCATCGTCGGTGACGTGATCGGTAAATATCATCCGCACGGCGACACCGCGATCTATGACGCCCTCGCCCGGATGACCCAGGACTGGTCGATGCGGCTGCCGCTGATCGACGGCCAGGGCAACTTCGGCTCGATGGATCCTGATCCGCCCGCCGCCATGCGTTACACCGAGGCGCGGCTGGCCAAGGCGGCGAGCTTCCTGCTCGGCGACCTCGACAAGGACACGGTCAACTTCCAGCCGAACTACGACGCAAGCGAGCGCGAGCCGCAGGTACTGCCGGCGCGCTTCCCCAATCTGCTGGTCAACGGCGCCGGCGGCATCGCGGTCGGGATGGCGACCAACATCCCGCCGCACAACCTCGGTGAGGTGCTCGGCGCCTGCCGCGCCTATCTCGACGACCCAACCGTCACCACCGAAGGGCTGATGGAGCACGTCAAGGGCCCCGATTTCCCCAACGGCGCGATCATCCTCGGCACCGCGGGCATCCGCAGCGCCTACACCACCGGGCGCGGCTCGGTCATCGTCCGCTCGCGCTACAAGGTCGAGGAAGGACGCGGCGACCGCCGCTCGATCGTCCTCACCGAAATCCCGTTCCAGCAGGGCAAGAACGCGCTGGTCGAGAAGATCGCCGAGGCCGCCAAGGACAAACGGATCGAGGGCGTCTCCGACATCCGCGACGAATCCAACCGCGAAGGCGTGCGGATCGTCATCGACCTCAAGCGCGACGCGACCCCCGACGTCGTCCTCAACCAGTTGTGGCGGCACACCCCGGCGCAGGGCTCCTTCCCCTGCAACATGCTCGCGATCCGCGGCGGCCGGCCCGAGACGCTGACCCTTCGCGACATCATCGAGAGCTTCGTCAAGTTTCGCGAAGAGGTCATCACCCGCCGCGCCAAGTTCGAGCTCCTCAAGGCGCGCGAGCGGGCCCATATCTTGCTCGGCCTCGTGGTCGCGGTCACCAACCTCGACGAGGTGGTGCGGATCATCCGCGGCTCGGCTTCGCCCGCCGAAGCGCGCGAGGCCCTGCTCTCGCGCGAGTGGGCCGGCGACCAGATTCGTCCCTACATCCAGCTGGTCGAAGCGGTCGAGCCGCAGGCAGCGGGCGACACCTATCGCCTGAGCGAAGCGCAGGTGAAGGCGATCCTCGACCTGCGCCTGCACCGCCTCACCGCCCTCGGCCGCGACGAGATCGGGAACGAGCTCGCAGGACTTGCCAAGACCATCGGCGAACTGTTGGAAATCCTTGGCAATCGTGTCCGGCTCTATGAAGTGATGCGCGAGGAGTTCGACGAGGTCGAGCGCGAGTTTGCGACCCCGCGCCGGACCGAGCTCGCCGGCGCCGCCGACGGGATCGACGACGAGGATCTGATCGAGCGCGAAGAGATGGTCGTGACGGTCACCATGACCGGCTACATCAAACGCACCGCCCTCTCGATCTTCCGCGAGCAGAAGCGCGGCGGCAAGGGCCGGTCGGGCATGAGCACCAAGGACGAGGACGCGGTCACCAACCTGTTCGTGACCTCGACCCACAATCCGGTGCTGTTCTTCTCCAACCTCGGCCGGGTCTACCGGATGAAGGTGTGGCGCCTGCCCGAGGGCGGCCCGACTGCCCGTGGCCGGCCGATGGTCAACCTCCTCCCCCTCCAGGCCGGCGAGGTGATCACCACCGTGCTGCCCCTTCCCGAGGACGAGGAGAGCTGGAACGACCTACACCTGATGTTCGCGACCGCACATGGCGCCGTCCGCCGCAACAGCATGGACGCGTTCCGCAACATCCCGACCGCCGGCAAGATCGCGATGAAGTTCGGGATCGCGGAGGAAGGCGACGGCGAGGAAGAGGATGCGACCGACCGGCTCGTCGGCGTCGCGCTCTGCTCAGAGGAGGACGACGTCCTGCTCGCCACCCGCAACGGCAAGGCGATCCGCTTCATGGCGACCGCCATCCGCGAGTTCCAGTCGCGCTCGTCGACCGGGGTCCGCGGCGTCCGCCTCCTCGGCGACGACCAGGTCATCTCCATGTCGATCCTCCATCGCGTTGGCACTGAGGCGGAGGAGCGCGAGGCTTATCTCCGCAGCCCGCGCTGGCGCGACAATGAAAGCGCCGAGGGGCTCGACGCTGATCGCTACGCCTTCATCGCCGACCATGAGCAGTTCATCCTGACCGTCACCGAAAACGGCTTCGGCAAGCGCACCAGCGCCTACGAATATCGTCGCACCAACCGCGGCGGCCAGGGCATCACCAACATCGACACCTCAGAGCGCAACGGCGGTGTGGTGGCGAGCTTCCCGGCCAAGCCAGGCGAGCAGATCATGCTAGCGACCGATCAGGGCAAGATGATCCGCACCACCGTCGGTTCGATCCGCATCGCCGGTCGCAACACCCAGGGCGTGATGATCTTCCGCGTCGCCGACAATGAACATGTCGTCTCGGTCGCCCGCATCGACGAGAGTGACGAGGTCGAGGTCGAGCCGATCGACGGCGAGCTTGCTCCCGACGATGGCGCCAACGTCGGCGAGCAGGAACTCGACAAGCCGGTCGATCCGCCCGTCGAAGACTGA
- a CDS encoding YaaA family protein produces MIILLSPAKTLDLDSPVSDQPTQARFAADAARIARAAAKLSAADLSALMHISAALAKLNVKRFKGFRKAAERPAIRTFAGDVYRGFDAASADADTIAFAQDHLRILSGLYGVVRPLDAIRPYRLEMGTAWAPKDGDKLTDYWGRKVARAVLADLKADGSGVLLNLASQEYYAAVGPHLPKRGVKVIAPDFRVRTAKGLQFQSFTAKVARGAMARWVCEERVADPAALSHFDRDGWRFDSAGSTPDKPLFVRAA; encoded by the coding sequence GTGATCATCCTGCTTTCGCCCGCCAAGACGCTCGACCTCGATTCTCCCGTCTCCGACCAGCCGACCCAAGCGCGCTTCGCCGCCGATGCGGCACGAATCGCGCGGGCCGCGGCGAAGCTGTCGGCCGCCGACCTGTCGGCGCTGATGCACATCAGCGCCGCCCTGGCCAAGCTCAACGTCAAGCGCTTCAAGGGTTTTCGCAAGGCCGCCGAGCGCCCGGCAATCCGCACCTTCGCCGGCGACGTCTATCGTGGTTTCGACGCTGCCAGTGCCGACGCCGACACCATCGCTTTTGCCCAGGATCACCTGCGCATCCTGTCAGGCCTCTACGGCGTGGTGCGGCCGCTCGACGCGATCCGCCCCTACCGGCTCGAGATGGGCACTGCCTGGGCGCCCAAGGATGGCGACAAGCTGACCGATTATTGGGGCCGCAAGGTCGCCCGCGCGGTGCTCGCCGATCTCAAGGCCGACGGCTCGGGTGTGCTGCTCAACCTCGCCAGCCAGGAATATTATGCGGCGGTCGGGCCGCACCTTCCCAAGCGCGGCGTCAAGGTCATCGCGCCCGACTTCCGCGTCCGCACCGCCAAGGGCCTCCAGTTCCAGAGCTTCACCGCGAAGGTCGCCCGCGGCGCGATGGCCCGCTGGGTGTGCGAGGAACGGGTCGCCGACCCGGCCGCGCTTTCCCACTTCGACCGCGACGGCTGGCGTTTCGACTCGGCGGGAAGCACGCCCGACAAGCCCCTGTTCGTTCGGGCGGCGTGA
- a CDS encoding tetratricopeptide repeat protein yields MTFYGKMLAGAVALGAIGMAAPAMAQQPPAQIKVSNKAQPALIALQTAVNANDTAKIPGAIAAAQAVVSTKEDRYMLGQLQLKAALAAKDDAAITAAGDVILNSGMATPEQIRVFRVNKAKARFQAKDYAGAQTDLLALLAADPNNTDAMLLLAETYESAGNSAQAVATFQKAIATQQAANQPVPPEWRKRQVSIAYNHKLPNLDAVVIDWIKSAPTADNIRDATRIVGDSSGQSDNDQIDLFRLQRAANALKGESDYYRYASTALSHGFPGEAKTVLDQGFNSNAITRGKPVFAQVYSSASTRVTADRAGLAATERNGLAAATAKSAVTAGDVFLGYGEYAKAAGLYRAALTKTGADANLINLRLGEALAGANDKAGAQASFAKVTGPRQYTAQLWSAWVAGH; encoded by the coding sequence ATGACGTTCTACGGCAAGATGCTGGCTGGCGCGGTGGCGCTGGGAGCCATTGGCATGGCGGCGCCGGCAATGGCGCAGCAGCCGCCCGCGCAGATCAAGGTGTCGAACAAGGCGCAGCCGGCGCTGATCGCGCTGCAGACCGCGGTCAACGCCAACGACACCGCCAAGATTCCCGGCGCGATCGCCGCGGCGCAGGCTGTCGTCTCGACCAAGGAAGACCGGTACATGCTGGGGCAGCTCCAGCTCAAGGCGGCGCTGGCGGCCAAGGACGACGCCGCGATCACCGCGGCGGGCGACGTCATCCTCAACAGCGGCATGGCCACGCCCGAGCAGATCCGGGTGTTCCGCGTGAACAAGGCCAAAGCGCGCTTCCAGGCGAAGGATTATGCCGGGGCGCAGACCGACCTGCTGGCGTTGCTGGCGGCCGATCCCAACAACACCGACGCCATGCTGCTGCTGGCCGAGACCTATGAGAGCGCCGGCAACAGTGCGCAGGCGGTCGCGACCTTCCAGAAGGCGATCGCGACCCAGCAGGCGGCCAATCAGCCGGTGCCGCCGGAATGGCGCAAGCGGCAGGTGTCGATCGCCTACAACCACAAGCTGCCCAACCTGGACGCCGTGGTGATCGACTGGATAAAGTCCGCGCCGACCGCCGACAACATCCGCGACGCGACGCGGATCGTCGGCGATTCCTCGGGTCAGTCCGACAATGATCAGATCGACCTGTTCCGGCTGCAGCGCGCCGCCAATGCGCTTAAGGGCGAGAGCGACTATTATCGCTATGCCAGCACCGCCTTGAGCCACGGTTTCCCGGGCGAGGCCAAGACCGTCCTCGACCAGGGCTTTAATTCGAATGCGATCACCCGGGGCAAGCCGGTCTTCGCCCAGGTCTACAGCTCGGCGAGCACTCGCGTCACCGCCGACCGCGCCGGTCTAGCGGCGACGGAGCGGAATGGGCTGGCGGCGGCGACCGCCAAGTCGGCGGTGACCGCGGGCGACGTGTTCCTCGGCTATGGCGAATATGCCAAGGCCGCGGGGCTCTACCGTGCCGCCCTGACCAAGACGGGGGCCGACGCCAACCTCATCAATCTGCGGTTGGGCGAGGCGCTGGCCGGCGCTAACGACAAGGCAGGGGCGCAGGCCTCGTTCGCCAAGGTCACCGGACCGCGGCAGTATACCGCGCAGCTGTGGTCGGCATGGGTCGCCGGGCACTAA
- a CDS encoding histidine kinase dimerization/phospho-acceptor domain-containing protein, which yields MTVLGLNAVAPRDRVVQWRQLVELVARGAGETDPVLLNKALARIAEISPEVPETIRATAARAIAAPDLPLALLKVFVADRGKVAAPLLGAAELDDAAWKELRAAASTGTQAIIDTLHPREPARPPLKENAASAASSPRVAAGRLFQWECGPDGDIDWVDGIARGAVIGRSVRSDLRQRFDTMQPFVDEPLLLADDGELGGDWRWSGQPQFLPGSGRFAGYAGVARRVTEPVVPQHDPIPVLAAGLPADHGNLRELIHELRTPLTAIIGFGEVIEGQYLGPAHRAYRDRAGEIVRQARLLLAAVDDLDLAAKLRSASPASRDVTVLAELARLLDPRVTVEMRDDEVKVALEPSLAERLLRRFVAAVADAAGPEERLKLIVDRVDDRAVLAITRPEETLGLSDEAMLRGESVARLGFALRLVRGLAQIAGGSLDIEPEDFVLLLPAV from the coding sequence TTGACGGTTTTGGGCCTCAACGCCGTAGCGCCGCGCGACCGCGTGGTGCAGTGGCGCCAGCTCGTCGAACTGGTCGCGCGCGGCGCGGGCGAGACCGACCCGGTGCTGCTGAACAAGGCGCTGGCGCGGATTGCTGAAATCTCGCCCGAAGTTCCTGAAACGATCCGCGCGACGGCGGCGCGGGCGATCGCCGCGCCCGACCTGCCGCTCGCGCTGCTCAAGGTGTTCGTCGCCGATCGCGGCAAGGTCGCGGCACCGCTGCTTGGCGCGGCGGAGCTGGACGACGCGGCGTGGAAGGAGTTGCGCGCCGCCGCCTCGACCGGAACGCAGGCCATTATCGACACCCTCCACCCGCGTGAGCCGGCGCGTCCGCCGCTTAAGGAGAACGCGGCGTCCGCCGCCAGTTCACCGCGAGTCGCCGCAGGTCGGCTGTTCCAGTGGGAATGCGGCCCCGACGGCGACATCGACTGGGTCGACGGCATCGCCCGCGGCGCGGTGATCGGCCGCTCCGTCCGCAGCGACCTCCGGCAGCGGTTCGACACCATGCAGCCGTTCGTCGATGAGCCGCTGCTGCTGGCCGACGATGGCGAGCTGGGCGGCGACTGGCGCTGGTCGGGGCAGCCGCAATTCCTGCCCGGCAGCGGACGCTTCGCCGGCTATGCGGGCGTGGCGCGGCGGGTGACGGAGCCGGTGGTGCCGCAGCACGATCCGATTCCGGTGCTCGCCGCGGGCCTGCCCGCCGACCACGGCAATCTGCGCGAGCTGATCCACGAGCTGCGCACCCCGCTGACTGCGATCATCGGCTTCGGCGAAGTGATCGAAGGCCAGTATCTCGGCCCGGCCCACCGCGCCTATCGCGACAGGGCGGGCGAGATCGTCCGCCAAGCGCGGCTGCTGCTCGCCGCGGTCGACGATCTCGACCTTGCCGCCAAGCTGCGCAGCGCCAGCCCGGCGTCGCGGGACGTTACCGTTCTGGCCGAACTGGCCAGGCTGCTCGACCCGCGCGTGACCGTCGAGATGCGCGACGACGAGGTGAAGGTCGCGCTCGAGCCGAGCCTCGCCGAGCGCTTGCTCCGCCGGTTCGTCGCCGCGGTGGCGGATGCCGCCGGGCCGGAGGAACGGCTCAAGCTGATCGTTGACCGGGTCGATGACCGCGCCGTGCTGGCGATCACCCGGCCGGAGGAAACGCTGGGCCTGAGCGACGAAGCCATGCTGCGCGGCGAGTCGGTCGCCCGGCTCGGCTTTGCCCTTCGTTTGGTGCGCGGGCTGGCCCAGATCGCGGGCGGCTCGCTCGATATCGAGCCCGAGGATTTCGTCCTGCTGCTACCCGCGGTTTGA
- the argH gene encoding argininosuccinate lyase has protein sequence MWGGRFGGGPSAIMQQINASIPVDRILWPEDIKGSKAHARMLAAQGILSAEDADAIVAGLDQIATEFAEQGVPVRMELEDIHMTVENRLAELIGPVAGRLHTARSRNDQVATDFKLWTRGTAVRMADTIVELQKVLVARAEEHAETIMPGFTHLQVAQPVTLGHHLMAYVEMLFRDFLRFMQVVKLADECPLGAAALAGTGFPIDRAATAKALDFWHPTENSLDSVSDRDFALDFLSAAAMCSLHLSRLAEEVILWASPPFGFARLSDQWSTGSSIMPQKRNPDAAELVRGHSGRIVGLLNGLMITMKGLPLAYSKDMQDDKAPTFEAAEMLELSLAAIGGTIESMTFVPERMRALAASGYSTATDLADWLVREAGVPFREAHHITGSAVKAAEERGCDLSDLPLEALQAIDPRIDARVYDVLSVEASVASRTSHGGTAPVRVREQIARWKERFEKGLPLKPPVMVG, from the coding sequence ATGTGGGGCGGCCGCTTCGGCGGCGGTCCTTCCGCGATCATGCAGCAGATCAACGCCTCGATCCCGGTCGACCGGATCCTGTGGCCCGAGGACATCAAGGGCTCCAAGGCGCACGCCCGCATGCTCGCGGCACAGGGCATCCTGTCGGCGGAGGATGCCGACGCCATCGTCGCGGGGCTCGACCAGATCGCCACCGAGTTCGCCGAGCAGGGCGTGCCGGTGCGGATGGAGCTCGAAGACATTCACATGACCGTCGAGAACCGCCTGGCCGAGCTGATCGGCCCGGTGGCGGGGCGGCTGCACACCGCGCGCTCGCGCAACGACCAAGTGGCGACCGACTTCAAGCTGTGGACCCGCGGCACGGCGGTGCGGATGGCCGACACCATCGTCGAGCTGCAGAAGGTGCTGGTCGCGCGTGCCGAGGAACATGCCGAGACGATCATGCCCGGCTTCACCCACCTCCAGGTGGCGCAGCCGGTGACGCTCGGCCACCATCTGATGGCCTACGTCGAGATGCTGTTCCGCGATTTTCTGCGGTTCATGCAGGTGGTCAAGCTGGCCGACGAATGTCCGCTGGGGGCCGCGGCGCTGGCGGGGACGGGCTTTCCCATTGACCGCGCGGCGACCGCCAAGGCGCTCGACTTTTGGCACCCCACCGAGAACAGCCTCGACAGCGTTTCCGACCGCGATTTCGCCCTCGACTTCCTGTCGGCGGCGGCGATGTGCAGCCTGCATCTGTCGCGACTGGCGGAAGAAGTGATCCTGTGGGCGAGCCCGCCATTCGGTTTCGCCCGACTGTCGGATCAATGGTCGACCGGCTCGTCGATCATGCCGCAGAAGCGCAATCCCGACGCGGCCGAGCTGGTGCGCGGACATTCGGGGCGAATCGTCGGGCTGCTCAATGGCCTGATGATCACGATGAAGGGGCTGCCGCTGGCCTATTCGAAGGACATGCAGGACGACAAGGCGCCGACCTTCGAGGCGGCGGAGATGCTCGAACTGAGCCTCGCCGCGATCGGTGGGACGATCGAGAGCATGACCTTCGTGCCCGAACGGATGCGCGCGCTGGCGGCGAGCGGATACTCGACTGCGACCGACCTCGCCGACTGGCTAGTCCGCGAAGCCGGGGTGCCATTCCGCGAGGCGCATCATATCACCGGTTCGGCCGTCAAGGCGGCAGAGGAGCGCGGGTGTGACCTGTCCGACCTGCCGCTCGAGGCCTTGCAGGCGATCGACCCGCGCATCGACGCGCGCGTCTACGACGTGCTCAGCGTCGAGGCGTCGGTGGCGAGCCGC